The proteins below come from a single Leptospiraceae bacterium genomic window:
- a CDS encoding glycosyltransferase family 2 protein, whose protein sequence is MISVCIATFNGEKYIKEQLESILYQLENSDEVIISDDHSSDKTIEIIKSLKDGRIKILLNEKGKGYTRNFENALEKVQGEIIFLSDQDDVWLENKVKYCLEVLNEYDFVVHDGKIVNSDLIELHSSIFNFRNAKRGFVNNFISIKYLGCCMAFKKKVLYKALPFPKNQILVTHDSWITLLSEMYFKVAFINKSLILYRRHENNVSLGGSKGTNSILKKSIIRLYTLYHLTRVLFK, encoded by the coding sequence ATGATAAGTGTATGTATCGCAACTTTCAACGGAGAAAAATATATTAAAGAACAATTAGAATCGATTTTGTATCAACTTGAAAACTCTGATGAAGTTATTATTTCCGACGACCACTCATCTGATAAAACAATCGAAATTATTAAAAGTTTAAAAGATGGTAGGATAAAGATTTTATTGAATGAAAAAGGAAAAGGTTATACTCGAAATTTTGAAAATGCATTAGAAAAAGTCCAAGGGGAAATAATTTTTCTATCAGATCAAGATGATGTATGGCTCGAAAACAAAGTAAAATATTGTCTGGAAGTTTTAAATGAATACGACTTTGTTGTTCATGATGGAAAAATAGTAAACTCGGATTTGATCGAATTACATAGTTCTATATTTAATTTTCGAAATGCGAAACGGGGATTTGTAAATAATTTTATAAGTATAAAATATTTGGGTTGCTGTATGGCATTTAAAAAAAAAGTTTTATATAAAGCTTTGCCATTTCCTAAAAATCAAATACTAGTTACTCATGACTCTTGGATTACATTGCTTTCTGAAATGTATTTTAAGGTGGCATTCATTAATAAATCTTTAATTTTATACAGAAGGCACGAAAATAATGTTTCGCTTGGAGGAAGTAAAGGAACTAATAGTATACTTAAAAAATCGATAATTAGATTGTATACACTTTATCATCTTACAAGAGTATTATTCAAGTGA
- a CDS encoding glycosyltransferase — translation MKISIITVCLNSAKTIRQTINSVLSQTYQNIEYIIIDGASNDETCDIVLEYKNKIAQFISEPDKGLYDAINKGISLASGDIVGILNSDDFYENNRVLEDVVNHFKLFSDTDLASGDVVFVRPNDLNKIIRHYNGNHFKSWKLRFGWMPAHPATFIRKSAYDKVGIYALGYKIAADYEMFVRLLLVHKLKYSRINKILVRMRTGGASTIGIRSNITSTQEVVRACRTNGVYTNIFFVLSKVPFKLMEYL, via the coding sequence ATGAAAATTTCAATAATTACTGTTTGCCTGAACAGTGCAAAGACGATTCGCCAAACGATCAACTCTGTGCTTTCACAAACATATCAAAATATTGAATATATAATTATTGATGGAGCTTCCAATGATGAGACTTGCGACATAGTATTAGAATATAAAAATAAAATAGCTCAGTTCATTAGTGAGCCTGACAAGGGTCTTTATGATGCAATTAATAAAGGAATAAGCCTAGCTTCTGGAGATATTGTAGGCATATTAAATTCCGATGATTTTTATGAAAATAATCGTGTCCTAGAGGATGTAGTAAATCATTTTAAACTATTTTCTGATACCGATCTTGCATCTGGGGATGTGGTTTTTGTTCGCCCTAATGACTTAAATAAAATTATCCGTCACTATAATGGTAACCATTTTAAATCTTGGAAATTAAGATTTGGTTGGATGCCTGCTCACCCGGCCACATTTATTCGAAAATCTGCCTATGATAAAGTAGGAATTTATGCATTAGGATATAAAATTGCCGCTGACTATGAAATGTTTGTCCGATTGTTACTTGTGCATAAATTAAAATATTCCCGAATTAATAAAATATTAGTTCGAATGAGAACTGGAGGTGCGAGTACGATCGGTATTCGTAGTAATATAACTTCAACACAGGAAGTTGTGCGAGCGTGTCGCACTAATGGTGT
- a CDS encoding putative Ig domain-containing protein produces the protein MKSKLLPLITFVVFLFGCQPTIERQNGQFYGLADLFFGTSLPSLNYSGSPYILTADIPIADIIPSISGAIVSCESNPALPVGLILNATNCAISGTPTVIQTSLPYTITATNSRGNTSAIIYIAIDANPPSALTYSGSPFTFTENLTISTVVPTYAGTITACSSLPVLPAGLTLSANCQISGTPTSPQSSISYTITGSNLHGGTNSSINIAINMEPLSSLNYASNTYIFTKGVGITPVVPTITGTAISWSISPSLPTGLLLNNTTGELSGTPSVVAATNVYVITATNTSSSITFNLNLTVNDSPPTALSYPGSPFVFSKGVAITSVNPVVTGTPVSYSVSPALPTGLAINTATGLLAGTPSVVAANAVYTVTATNSGGNTTFNMNLTVNDTPPSGLSYIGNPFVFGAGTTILSVNPTVTGTPVSYSVSPALPTGLTINTTTGVLAGTPSVITNLGVYTVTATNTGGNTSFNLTITITPGLPGPITVPSNVPYTSFSISPVGGATGYTWTVPPYATILSGQGTDSITVSYSGTCGTMGDVSVVANSGVGNSPPRVLKHILGQVMNNASAELGNMSFWTIGTDTGNGWIGGVIKGLGFGISYTYGTKSQEIDLVAAGFSSALLDTIPTIRVGEKFGNPPSGIDGFGNSHIKVELRDVSHLPLASWNMGTAGIGTPISNAGSSTTIFKNQFNGYPIGVRYLYWEDGGSDNPRFWNGYFGPGLSQAYVIIGSGCVDPY, from the coding sequence ATGAAATCAAAACTTTTACCCTTAATCACTTTTGTAGTTTTTCTATTCGGTTGTCAACCTACTATTGAGCGGCAGAATGGTCAATTTTATGGTTTAGCTGATTTATTTTTTGGAACTTCCTTACCTTCTTTAAATTATTCAGGAAGTCCTTATATATTGACTGCAGATATTCCTATTGCGGATATAATTCCATCTATTTCAGGTGCTATTGTATCCTGCGAGTCTAATCCCGCTTTGCCTGTGGGTTTGATTTTAAATGCTACCAATTGTGCAATAAGTGGCACACCGACAGTAATTCAAACTTCTTTGCCCTATACAATTACGGCAACCAATTCTCGTGGGAATACAAGTGCAATTATTTATATTGCTATCGATGCAAATCCGCCGAGTGCCCTTACTTATTCCGGAAGTCCTTTTACATTCACTGAAAATTTAACGATTTCTACTGTTGTTCCAACGTATGCTGGAACCATTACTGCTTGTTCTTCTCTTCCTGTTCTGCCGGCCGGTTTGACTCTTTCTGCAAATTGTCAAATTAGTGGGACTCCTACAAGCCCACAATCTTCCATCTCCTACACAATCACAGGTTCTAATTTGCATGGTGGTACGAATTCCTCAATAAATATCGCAATCAATATGGAGCCTTTATCCTCTCTAAATTATGCAAGTAACACCTATATTTTTACAAAAGGAGTGGGGATAACACCTGTTGTTCCTACGATTACTGGAACAGCTATAAGTTGGTCTATTAGTCCATCTCTCCCAACTGGATTATTACTTAATAATACAACAGGTGAATTATCTGGAACTCCTTCTGTCGTTGCGGCAACTAACGTCTATGTGATTACAGCAACTAATACATCAAGTAGTATTACTTTTAATTTGAATCTTACAGTAAATGATTCACCGCCAACTGCTTTAAGTTATCCGGGTTCACCTTTTGTTTTTTCAAAGGGAGTTGCTATTACATCCGTAAATCCAGTTGTAACAGGTACGCCTGTTTCTTATTCTGTAAGTCCTGCTTTACCAACTGGACTGGCTATAAATACAGCTACAGGATTACTTGCAGGAACTCCTTCTGTAGTTGCGGCTAATGCTGTTTATACAGTTACAGCTACCAACAGTGGAGGGAATACGACATTCAATATGAATCTTACTGTAAATGATACTCCGCCATCTGGCTTAAGTTATATTGGTAACCCATTTGTATTTGGAGCAGGGACTACTATTCTATCTGTTAACCCCACGGTGACAGGAACACCAGTTTCTTATTCCGTAAGTCCTGCATTACCAACTGGATTAACAATTAATACTACTACGGGTGTGCTTGCAGGAACTCCTTCTGTGATTACCAATTTAGGAGTTTATACAGTCACTGCAACTAATACTGGCGGGAATACGAGTTTTAATTTAACAATTACAATTACTCCAGGTCTGCCTGGACCTATAACGGTTCCGTCTAACGTTCCTTATACTAGTTTTTCCATTTCTCCTGTTGGGGGAGCGACTGGATATACTTGGACTGTCCCTCCGTATGCAACGATTTTAAGTGGGCAGGGAACAGATTCTATCACAGTAAGTTATTCAGGGACTTGTGGAACAATGGGGGATGTTTCAGTAGTTGCCAATAGTGGTGTAGGAAATAGTCCACCTAGAGTTTTAAAACATATACTTGGACAAGTAATGAATAATGCTTCTGCAGAATTGGGAAATATGTCTTTTTGGACAATTGGGACTGATACAGGAAATGGTTGGATCGGTGGCGTAATCAAGGGACTTGGATTTGGTATTTCATATACATATGGTACTAAATCCCAAGAAATTGATTTGGTTGCTGCTGGATTTTCTTCAGCCTTATTAGATACAATTCCTACTATACGTGTTGGGGAAAAGTTTGGAAATCCTCCCAGTGGCATTGACGGATTCGGAAATTCTCATATTAAAGTAGAACTTCGTGATGTCTCTCATTTGCCTTTAGCCTCATGGAATATGGGAACGGCAGGAATTGGTACACCAATTTCTAATGCTGGGTCTTCTACTACAATTTTTAAAAATCAGTTCAATGGATATCCGATTGGGGTTAGATATTTGTATTGGGAGGATGGCGGATCGGATAATCCTCGTTTTTGGAATGGTTATTTTGGACCTGGATTAAGCCAAGCATATGTTATAATTGGTTCAGGTTGTGTTGACCCATATTAG